Proteins from one Mesorhizobium sp. M9A.F.Ca.ET.002.03.1.2 genomic window:
- a CDS encoding ABC transporter ATP-binding protein, with translation MLSVEALKIRYGEVEAVRRVDLAVDSGEIIALVGANGAGKSSTLGAIAGLVPAVSGKVVFDGVDITGLAPEAIARKGVSLVPEGRRIFAGLTVADNLRLGGAVHLSAVEASAREEEMLELFPILRRYHRVKGGNLSGGEQQMLAIARALMGKPRMVLLDEPSLGLAPQLIDTVFDLIAELRRNGLTILLVEQNVALALEIADRAIVLANGEVVLSGTAKELATSDLVRQAYLGA, from the coding sequence ATGCTGAGCGTCGAAGCCCTTAAGATACGCTACGGCGAGGTCGAGGCGGTGCGCCGCGTCGACCTCGCCGTCGACAGCGGCGAGATCATCGCGCTGGTCGGCGCCAACGGCGCCGGCAAGAGCTCGACGCTCGGCGCCATCGCCGGGCTGGTGCCGGCAGTCTCCGGCAAAGTGGTCTTCGACGGCGTCGACATCACCGGCCTGGCGCCGGAGGCGATCGCCCGCAAGGGTGTGTCGCTGGTGCCGGAAGGCCGGCGCATCTTCGCCGGCCTGACCGTGGCCGACAATCTGCGGCTTGGCGGCGCCGTGCATCTGTCGGCGGTCGAGGCGAGTGCACGCGAAGAGGAGATGCTGGAACTGTTCCCGATTCTGCGACGCTATCATCGCGTCAAAGGCGGCAACCTCTCTGGCGGCGAGCAGCAGATGCTGGCGATCGCCCGCGCGCTGATGGGCAAGCCGCGCATGGTGCTGCTCGACGAGCCGTCGCTCGGCCTTGCCCCGCAACTGATCGACACGGTCTTCGACCTGATCGCAGAACTGCGCCGTAACGGCCTGACCATCCTTCTGGTAGAACAGAACGTGGCGCTTGCGCTGGAGATCGCCGACCGCGCCATCGTGCTTGCCAATGGCGAGGTGGTGCTGTCGGGCACCGCGAAGGAGCTCGCCACCTCGGATCTCGTCCGCCAAGCCTATCTCGGAGCCTGA
- a CDS encoding branched-chain amino acid ABC transporter permease — protein sequence MIAQQIINAVSLGGVYALLALGLAIVFSIVGLINFAHGELMTLSGYALLAALIFGLPFPAAVLVAVSCGALAAVAMERVAFRPMRGASVTSLLLTSFAVSSLLKVVFQNGISARPQAVAMPGWMTGAFSFGDFTIGVGPSISIVVSALALIALEVFLRRSVTGTAMRAAAEDFNVVRLMGIPASRIIATAFLLSGLLAGLAAMLWVAQRASVDPLMGFTPVLKAFIAAVVGGLGSLPGAVAGGFLLGVIEVLLQATLPAAVAPYRDAIVLSGVIAVLLVRPQGLIPAVRAQRS from the coding sequence ATGATCGCGCAGCAGATCATCAATGCAGTGAGCCTCGGCGGCGTCTATGCGCTGCTGGCGCTGGGGCTGGCGATCGTCTTTTCCATCGTCGGCCTGATCAATTTCGCCCATGGCGAGCTGATGACGCTGTCGGGCTATGCCTTGCTTGCCGCGCTGATTTTCGGTCTGCCGTTTCCGGCGGCGGTGCTTGTCGCCGTCTCCTGCGGCGCGCTCGCAGCGGTTGCCATGGAGCGCGTTGCCTTTCGCCCGATGCGTGGCGCCAGCGTCACCAGTCTGCTTCTGACCAGCTTTGCCGTTTCGAGCTTGCTGAAGGTCGTCTTCCAGAACGGCATCTCGGCTCGGCCGCAGGCCGTCGCCATGCCGGGCTGGATGACCGGCGCCTTCTCCTTCGGCGATTTCACCATCGGCGTCGGCCCTAGCATCTCGATCGTTGTCTCGGCACTGGCGCTGATTGCGCTGGAGGTCTTCCTGCGCCGTTCCGTCACCGGCACGGCAATGCGCGCCGCGGCCGAGGATTTCAACGTGGTCCGGCTGATGGGCATCCCGGCCAGCCGCATCATCGCCACCGCCTTCCTGCTTTCCGGCCTGCTGGCCGGACTGGCGGCCATGCTGTGGGTGGCGCAGCGCGCCTCCGTCGACCCGCTGATGGGTTTCACGCCAGTGCTGAAGGCCTTCATCGCCGCCGTCGTCGGCGGGCTCGGCAGCCTGCCCGGCGCGGTCGCCGGCGGCTTCCTGCTCGGCGTCATCGAAGTGCTGCTGCAGGCGACACTGCCGGCGGCGGTCGCGCCCTATCGCGACGCGATCGTGCTGTCAGGCGTCATCGCCGTGCTGCTGGTGCGGCCGCAAGGCCTGATCCCGGCCGTTCGCGCCCAGAGAAGCTGA
- a CDS encoding branched-chain amino acid ABC transporter ATP-binding protein/permease translates to MSSVAIGEARARSFMPAAFRNASADALCMVAVLLLAALAVFLFGGAAMQRVVTYAAIMLTAVLGLQIFSGNSGIVSFGHAAFVGLGAYATGILTMPAALQRTALRDLPQFLAGYELSFFAALAVVIVLAIVIGLLTGTPLLRLTGSSASIATLAMLIIVYTLLVAGREITRGSQPFYGVPREVGLWTAIGVASVVLVAARLFRETAFGLATRAAANDERGAAAVGVDQRTSRLAAWVVGAVAAMAAGAMMAQFLGAFSPRDFYFDLGFTMLAMLIVGGMSSSLGAFAGVVVTIVVIEVVRRFEGGGEVFGLHLPVLFGLTQGVLAVAMILVIWRRPTGLFGERELNLLRRPGRQAATVPAEPPLHAERDRLAADHLTRRYAGVVAVDDVTLAFDTDSITGIIGPNGAGKTTLLNMLAGDVEPSAGSVSIGGLVRQASAFRFARSGIARTFQNIRIFPQMTVLENVVVAARSVEPDLGQAEAAALRELSRMGLEKFADQPAAGLAYGQRRRLEVARALALKPRFLLLDEPAAGMNAVETAELVSILSAVRAERRIGVVLIEHDMRLVMNLCERIVVIDHGRVIADGTPAEVQKNPAVIAAYLGSRTARAKTTSAAPANETPASETA, encoded by the coding sequence ATGTCGTCGGTGGCGATAGGCGAGGCCAGGGCGCGGTCCTTCATGCCGGCCGCGTTCCGCAACGCCAGCGCCGACGCGCTCTGCATGGTGGCGGTGCTACTGCTGGCGGCGCTTGCCGTCTTTCTTTTTGGTGGCGCCGCCATGCAGCGTGTGGTCACCTATGCCGCAATCATGCTGACAGCCGTGCTCGGCCTGCAGATATTCTCTGGCAACAGCGGCATCGTCTCCTTCGGCCACGCCGCCTTTGTCGGTCTCGGCGCCTATGCCACCGGCATTCTGACCATGCCGGCCGCACTTCAGCGCACGGCTTTGCGCGACCTGCCGCAATTCCTCGCCGGTTATGAACTCTCCTTCTTCGCTGCTCTCGCCGTCGTCATTGTCCTTGCGATCGTCATCGGCCTTCTGACCGGCACACCCCTGCTGAGATTAACCGGGTCGAGCGCGTCGATCGCCACGCTCGCCATGCTGATCATCGTCTACACGCTGCTGGTCGCCGGGCGCGAGATCACCCGCGGCAGCCAGCCTTTCTATGGCGTGCCGCGCGAGGTCGGGCTGTGGACTGCCATCGGCGTCGCTTCGGTGGTGCTGGTGGCGGCGAGGCTTTTCCGGGAAACCGCCTTCGGCCTTGCCACCCGCGCCGCCGCCAATGACGAGCGTGGTGCAGCCGCCGTCGGCGTCGATCAGCGCACATCGCGACTGGCCGCCTGGGTGGTGGGCGCGGTCGCCGCCATGGCTGCCGGCGCCATGATGGCGCAGTTCCTCGGCGCCTTTTCGCCGCGCGACTTCTATTTCGATCTCGGCTTCACCATGCTCGCCATGCTCATCGTCGGCGGCATGAGCTCCTCGCTCGGCGCCTTTGCCGGCGTCGTCGTCACCATCGTGGTCATCGAGGTGGTGCGCCGTTTCGAAGGCGGCGGCGAGGTGTTCGGCCTGCATCTGCCGGTGCTGTTCGGCCTGACCCAGGGCGTGCTTGCCGTCGCCATGATCCTGGTCATCTGGCGGCGGCCGACCGGCCTGTTCGGCGAGCGCGAGCTGAACCTTTTGCGCCGGCCCGGTCGTCAGGCCGCGACTGTCCCGGCTGAGCCGCCGCTGCATGCCGAGCGCGACCGGCTGGCGGCCGACCACCTGACGCGGCGCTATGCCGGCGTCGTTGCCGTCGACGACGTCACGCTTGCCTTCGACACCGACAGCATCACCGGTATCATCGGCCCGAACGGCGCCGGCAAGACGACGCTGCTCAACATGCTGGCCGGCGACGTCGAGCCGAGCGCCGGCAGCGTGTCGATCGGCGGCTTGGTGAGGCAGGCCTCGGCCTTCCGCTTCGCCCGCTCCGGCATTGCCCGCACCTTCCAGAACATCCGCATCTTCCCGCAGATGACCGTGCTGGAAAATGTCGTGGTCGCCGCCCGCTCGGTCGAGCCCGACCTCGGCCAGGCCGAGGCGGCCGCGCTGCGCGAGCTTTCCCGCATGGGGCTGGAAAAATTTGCCGATCAGCCCGCCGCCGGGCTCGCCTATGGCCAGCGCCGCCGGCTGGAGGTGGCGCGGGCGCTGGCGCTGAAGCCGCGTTTCCTGCTGCTCGACGAGCCCGCCGCCGGCATGAACGCGGTCGAGACCGCCGAGCTGGTTTCCATCCTCTCGGCCGTCCGCGCCGAGCGGCGCATCGGCGTCGTCCTGATCGAGCACGACATGCGGCTGGTGATGAACCTGTGCGAACGCATCGTCGTCATAGACCATGGCCGCGTCATCGCCGACGGCACGCCGGCCGAGGTGCAGAAGAATCCTGCCGTCATCGCCGCCTATCTCGGCAGCCGCACCGCTCGCGCCAAGACCACCAGCGCGGCGCCCGCCAACGAGACGCCTGCAAGTGAAACCGCATAG
- a CDS encoding ornithine cyclodeaminase, whose protein sequence is MAMIPNLNIVPFVSVDNMMKLVLKIGVERFLTELAGYIEDDFRRWEAFDKTPRVASHSAEGVIELMPTSDGEVYGFKYVNGHPKNMREGRQTVTAFGMLADVHNGYPVLLSEMTILTALRTAAMSALAAKHLAPPNADCMALIGNGAQAEFQALAFKALLGVRKLRFFDIDRSATEKCIRNLAGLGFDMVACRSTEEAVEGAEIITTVTADKQYATILTDNMVGAGVHINAVGGDCPGKTELHRDILLRSDIFVEYPPQTRIEGEIQQLAPDHEVTELWQVITGAVQGRRDPAQITLFDSVGFAIEDFSALRYIRDQLHSTGLYQELDMLADPDEPRDLFGMLLRAASAKTAQAAL, encoded by the coding sequence ATAGCCATGATCCCCAATCTCAACATTGTTCCCTTCGTCAGCGTCGACAACATGATGAAGTTGGTGCTGAAGATCGGCGTCGAGCGGTTTCTCACCGAACTTGCCGGCTACATAGAGGACGACTTCCGCCGCTGGGAAGCCTTCGACAAGACGCCGCGCGTCGCCTCGCACAGCGCCGAGGGCGTGATCGAATTAATGCCGACCAGCGACGGCGAGGTCTACGGCTTCAAATATGTCAACGGCCACCCGAAGAACATGCGCGAGGGCCGCCAGACGGTGACCGCCTTCGGCATGCTCGCCGATGTCCATAACGGCTATCCGGTGCTGCTGTCGGAGATGACCATCCTGACCGCGCTGCGCACGGCGGCGATGTCGGCGCTGGCGGCCAAGCACCTGGCGCCGCCCAATGCCGACTGCATGGCGCTGATCGGCAACGGCGCCCAGGCCGAGTTCCAGGCGCTGGCCTTCAAGGCCTTGCTCGGCGTGCGCAAATTGCGCTTCTTCGACATCGACCGCTCGGCGACGGAAAAATGCATCCGCAATCTTGCCGGGCTGGGCTTCGACATGGTCGCCTGCCGCTCGACGGAGGAAGCCGTCGAGGGGGCTGAGATCATCACCACCGTCACCGCCGACAAGCAGTATGCGACGATCCTCACCGACAACATGGTCGGCGCGGGCGTCCACATCAACGCGGTCGGCGGCGACTGCCCCGGCAAGACCGAGCTGCATCGCGACATCCTGCTGCGCTCCGACATCTTCGTCGAATACCCGCCGCAGACCCGTATCGAGGGCGAGATCCAGCAGCTTGCACCGGACCACGAGGTGACCGAGCTGTGGCAGGTCATCACCGGCGCCGTACAAGGCAGGCGCGACCCGGCCCAGATCACGCTGTTCGATTCCGTCGGCTTCGCCATCGAGGACTTTTCGGCGCTGCGCTATATCAGAGACCAGTTGCACTCGACCGGCCTCTATCAGGAGCTCGACATGCTGGCCGACCCCGACGAGCCACGCGACCTGTTCGGGATGCTGCTCAGGGCAGCATCGGCGAAGACAGCGCAGGCTGCATTGTAG
- a CDS encoding FMN-binding negative transcriptional regulator: MYTKPEFAPLSPGDVFGLIEAAAFATVVTSGPQGLIVSHLPFVLDRERGENGTLVSHLARQNPHSALIAEGRETIAIFHGPHGYISPSWYPRNPVRDSAPTWNFAVVHCHGRPVPLDDHATARHLLRLVDMLEKDRDDRWRMRELGPGGMERRMPHILGFDLPIERLEAKFKMGQDERLYDTNAAIGALEESDPALATMMKIHNAHRKD, from the coding sequence ATGTATACCAAGCCCGAATTTGCACCGTTGTCACCGGGCGACGTCTTCGGCCTGATCGAGGCGGCTGCCTTCGCCACGGTGGTGACATCAGGGCCGCAGGGGCTGATCGTCTCGCATCTGCCTTTCGTGCTCGACCGTGAGCGGGGAGAGAACGGCACCCTGGTGTCGCATCTTGCCCGGCAGAACCCGCACAGCGCGTTGATCGCCGAAGGCCGGGAGACGATCGCAATCTTCCACGGACCGCATGGCTATATCTCGCCGTCCTGGTATCCGCGCAACCCGGTACGCGACAGCGCGCCGACCTGGAATTTCGCCGTCGTCCATTGCCACGGCCGGCCAGTGCCGCTTGATGACCACGCCACCGCCCGACACCTGCTGCGGCTTGTCGACATGCTGGAAAAGGATCGCGACGACCGCTGGCGCATGCGCGAGCTCGGACCGGGCGGCATGGAGCGGCGCATGCCGCACATCCTTGGCTTCGACCTGCCGATCGAGCGGCTCGAGGCCAAGTTCAAGATGGGGCAGGACGAACGGCTATACGACACCAATGCCGCGATCGGCGCGCTTGAGGAAAGCGATCCGGCGCTGGCGACGATGATGAAGATACACAACGCACATCGCAAAGACTGA
- a CDS encoding FAD-binding oxidoreductase, with translation MRTGSDVIVVGAGIVGSSAAYHLAAAGVNVTLVEQTHPAGGPSGKSSALLHAFYFLPELSQLAIRGREILVSLPEISGEGPFVTEIGMMWVCGNDNEASWKAAAERIRGEGALIETLSPQAFADATPGFALDDVALALWEPEYGYADAFGATNAIARAAKARGARIMQNTLVERLVKEGDRISGVALADGTVLKADAVVLAAGPWTRRLLATLGLDLPLHVERHPMAVLDAAGKARQVMPFAWCDDIACNYARPDNDGVILAGTWAGGGTGLRHEHAGRPRFVDNPDNYMEGVEEAESVEILETFATRVPAMADLGIRPGYAGLYDMSPDDLPVIGAMPGVDGLFVSAGSSGHGFKTGPAVGEAVARLVTEGAQPILAPFSPSRFKAA, from the coding sequence ATGCGGACAGGAAGCGACGTCATCGTCGTCGGTGCGGGAATTGTTGGATCGAGCGCCGCCTATCATCTGGCCGCGGCCGGGGTGAACGTGACGCTTGTCGAGCAGACGCATCCCGCCGGTGGACCGTCCGGCAAGTCTTCGGCCCTGCTGCACGCCTTCTATTTCTTGCCGGAACTATCGCAGCTCGCCATCCGTGGCCGCGAGATCCTGGTGTCCTTGCCGGAGATATCGGGCGAGGGCCCCTTCGTCACCGAAATCGGCATGATGTGGGTCTGCGGCAACGACAATGAAGCGAGCTGGAAGGCTGCCGCCGAACGCATTCGCGGCGAGGGCGCACTGATCGAGACGCTGTCGCCGCAAGCCTTCGCCGACGCCACGCCCGGCTTTGCGCTGGACGATGTCGCGCTGGCGCTGTGGGAGCCCGAATACGGCTATGCCGACGCCTTCGGCGCCACCAATGCAATTGCCCGCGCCGCCAAGGCGCGCGGTGCCAGGATCATGCAGAACACCCTCGTCGAGCGGCTGGTGAAGGAGGGCGACCGCATCAGCGGCGTCGCGCTCGCCGATGGCACGGTGCTAAAGGCCGATGCCGTGGTGCTCGCCGCCGGGCCATGGACGCGCCGCCTGCTGGCGACGCTTGGCCTCGATTTGCCGCTGCATGTCGAGCGTCATCCGATGGCCGTGCTCGACGCCGCCGGCAAAGCGCGCCAGGTCATGCCCTTCGCCTGGTGTGACGACATCGCCTGCAATTATGCGCGGCCCGACAATGACGGCGTCATCCTGGCCGGCACCTGGGCCGGCGGCGGCACCGGCTTGCGCCATGAGCATGCCGGCCGTCCGCGTTTCGTCGACAATCCGGACAATTACATGGAAGGCGTCGAGGAAGCGGAATCGGTGGAGATCCTGGAAACCTTCGCGACGCGTGTGCCGGCCATGGCCGATCTCGGCATCCGCCCCGGCTATGCCGGGCTCTACGATATGAGCCCCGACGACCTGCCGGTTATCGGCGCCATGCCTGGCGTCGACGGGCTGTTCGTTTCGGCCGGCTCCTCCGGCCATGGTTTCAAGACCGGCCCGGCGGTCGGCGAAGCGGTGGCCAGACTGGTCACCGAAGGCGCCCAGCCGATCCTTGCGCCGTTTTCGCCCAGCCGTTTCAAGGCAGCGTGA
- a CDS encoding ABC transporter substrate-binding protein gives MPKLYRLRRAALYAAAFGTTIAVVSTASAEEIVIGAATAQTGGLAPYDQPALAGLRMALDELNAKGGLGGKYTAKLIIKDTRSDTAQTATVAQELIDAGAKIMITPCDADPSISAGQLTQPLGIPTLTLCGSAPVLTAAVGDVMFGTYPADNVQATAVADFAIAEGKKKVYLLTSPDSTYTANLPEYFGTVFEKKGGAIAGRGTYTMGQPDFSAEITNIKGLAEQPDLIMTAAYEPDFPAFIQQLRGAGVTIPVYGADAIGTPTIKGLGKLVDGVVYTAAGYAEPGSKLEAFDAAFTKYAGHAPESTYEVNGYEIGLILDHAVKTAGSDEPKAIRDAIAGLKDFEGITGKITYAGTDRMPLRPVALMRYEGGEGKHIQTMIPAAADVPAP, from the coding sequence ATGCCAAAGCTCTATCGCCTCCGCCGCGCCGCCCTCTATGCGGCGGCCTTCGGCACGACCATCGCCGTCGTTTCGACGGCTTCCGCCGAGGAGATCGTCATCGGCGCCGCGACCGCGCAGACCGGCGGCCTTGCTCCCTACGACCAGCCGGCACTCGCCGGCCTGCGCATGGCGCTGGACGAACTCAACGCCAAGGGCGGGCTTGGCGGCAAATACACCGCCAAACTGATCATCAAGGACACCCGCTCCGATACGGCGCAGACCGCCACCGTCGCCCAGGAGCTGATCGACGCCGGCGCCAAGATCATGATCACGCCTTGCGACGCCGATCCCTCGATCTCGGCCGGCCAGCTCACCCAGCCGCTCGGCATTCCGACATTGACGCTGTGCGGCTCCGCCCCGGTGCTCACCGCCGCGGTCGGCGACGTCATGTTCGGCACCTATCCGGCCGACAATGTGCAGGCGACAGCGGTCGCCGACTTCGCCATCGCGGAAGGCAAGAAGAAGGTCTATCTCCTGACCTCGCCGGATTCCACCTACACCGCCAACCTGCCCGAATATTTCGGCACGGTGTTCGAGAAGAAAGGCGGCGCCATTGCCGGCCGCGGCACCTACACGATGGGCCAGCCGGACTTTTCAGCCGAGATCACCAACATCAAGGGCCTCGCCGAGCAGCCTGACCTGATCATGACGGCCGCCTACGAGCCGGATTTCCCGGCCTTCATCCAGCAATTGCGTGGTGCCGGCGTCACCATTCCGGTCTATGGCGCCGATGCCATCGGCACGCCGACCATCAAGGGGTTGGGCAAGCTGGTCGACGGTGTCGTCTACACGGCGGCCGGCTATGCCGAGCCGGGCAGCAAGCTGGAAGCCTTCGACGCCGCCTTCACCAAATATGCCGGCCACGCACCGGAATCGACCTATGAGGTGAACGGCTACGAGATCGGGCTGATCCTCGACCATGCGGTCAAGACGGCCGGCTCCGACGAGCCGAAGGCGATCCGCGACGCCATCGCCGGCCTCAAGGATTTCGAAGGTATCACCGGCAAGATCACCTATGCCGGCACCGACCGCATGCCGCTGAGGCCCGTGGCGCTGATGCGTTATGAAGGCGGCGAGGGCAAGCATATCCAGACCATGATCCCCGCCGCCGCCGACGTCCCGGCGCCGTGA